A genomic window from Tolypothrix sp. PCC 7910 includes:
- a CDS encoding serine/threonine-protein kinase, with product MPSVYCSQGHENPAGSRFCHNCGEKLADQPVNYSIQAGKVLGDRYAILRQIGQGGFGRTYLAEDINRFRELCVLKEFSPQVQTAYVLQKAEELFQREASVLYQLQHPQIPRFREMFRINLGGKEYLFLVQDYVEGQTYSSLLNNRQQQGLRFTEAEIRQLLQQILPVLEYIHSLGVIHRDISPDNLILRKSDQLPVLIDFGGVKQVVATVASQYYQPGVVGSPPSPTLLGKVGFAPPEQMQTGLVSPHSDLYALAATMLVLLTGKQPNDLIDTYTLSWQWEREVRLSPALGQLFNKMLSPRPGDRYQSAHQVLQLLNSPVVTIGNAPTQAPTQPPIQPPIQPPIQPPIQRPTQPTESETIAISPSPPPPVPVRSPEPQNSSSPLKTVLAVLVGASIAGVGLWGIKNLIQSDGGNIGGVTPTPTATPTTPAPQYSQAEQQRKNKLRDRRQQLGIDYNFYVNLVNQLFWEKNPSLQGRTLSDGPEDESLRAQWDKQAAETLDKLALLSAKARQQLGTYTSAERDRWKVEVNQVNVGSRSLYDLGDAAFFAAFPAQRNKDFINQPIGQVWYGFVSDKLSAILAGSAVEKIIFDQGTVSKTVSGSLSPGNGKVYIAQLVKEQSLTANLKASTKVLLSVYSPSGKIKFLEDSTQRSLSIKLPEDGFYEFVVVSTASQSTDYELSIKAESPTLPTPTPTPTVSETPIPTPTETSTPTPTETATPTPTTTP from the coding sequence ATGCCTTCTGTGTATTGCTCTCAAGGACATGAAAATCCTGCTGGTAGTCGCTTTTGTCATAATTGCGGCGAGAAGTTAGCAGATCAGCCTGTAAATTATAGTATCCAAGCTGGAAAAGTTTTAGGCGATCGCTATGCGATTTTGCGTCAAATTGGACAAGGTGGTTTTGGGCGCACTTATTTGGCGGAGGATATCAATAGATTCCGCGAACTGTGTGTTTTAAAGGAATTTTCGCCGCAAGTACAAACGGCTTATGTTTTACAAAAGGCGGAAGAACTGTTTCAGCGCGAAGCCAGTGTTCTTTATCAGCTACAACACCCACAAATTCCCCGCTTTCGGGAAATGTTTCGCATCAATTTGGGTGGGAAGGAATATCTGTTTTTGGTGCAAGATTATGTGGAAGGACAAACTTATAGTTCTTTATTAAATAATCGTCAGCAGCAAGGTTTGCGGTTTACGGAAGCGGAAATTCGCCAACTTTTACAGCAAATTCTCCCGGTATTGGAGTACATTCACTCCTTGGGAGTGATTCATCGCGATATTTCCCCAGATAATTTAATTCTCCGCAAAAGCGATCAACTGCCAGTATTAATTGATTTTGGTGGTGTAAAGCAAGTAGTCGCCACTGTAGCTTCCCAATATTACCAGCCGGGTGTTGTCGGCTCGCCTCCTTCACCCACTCTCCTGGGTAAAGTGGGATTTGCACCTCCAGAACAAATGCAAACTGGTTTGGTGTCTCCCCACAGCGATTTATATGCTTTGGCGGCTACCATGTTAGTTTTACTGACAGGTAAACAGCCAAACGATTTAATTGATACTTATACCCTCAGTTGGCAATGGGAACGCGAAGTTAGACTTAGCCCAGCTTTAGGGCAATTATTCAATAAAATGTTATCGCCCAGACCAGGCGATCGCTATCAATCGGCGCATCAAGTTTTACAACTGCTGAACTCCCCAGTAGTGACTATTGGGAATGCACCAACTCAAGCACCGACTCAACCGCCAATACAGCCCCCCATTCAACCACCAATCCAACCGCCGATTCAACGCCCTACACAACCTACCGAATCGGAAACTATTGCGATTTCACCCTCTCCCCCTCCTCCTGTCCCTGTTCGTTCCCCGGAACCGCAAAATTCCTCATCACCCCTCAAGACTGTGTTAGCAGTGCTAGTAGGGGCGAGTATTGCGGGAGTTGGTTTGTGGGGAATCAAGAATTTAATTCAATCCGACGGTGGTAACATTGGCGGAGTGACACCCACACCTACCGCAACCCCCACCACACCTGCACCCCAGTATTCCCAAGCAGAACAGCAACGCAAAAATAAATTGCGCGATCGCCGTCAACAATTGGGAATAGACTATAACTTTTACGTGAATTTGGTAAATCAGCTTTTCTGGGAGAAAAACCCCAGTTTACAGGGAAGAACCCTCAGCGATGGGCCAGAAGATGAGAGTTTACGGGCACAATGGGATAAACAAGCCGCAGAAACTTTAGACAAACTAGCCCTACTCAGCGCCAAAGCACGTCAGCAACTAGGAACCTACACATCAGCAGAACGCGATCGCTGGAAAGTGGAAGTTAACCAAGTTAATGTTGGTAGTCGTTCTTTATATGATTTAGGCGATGCAGCTTTCTTTGCAGCATTTCCCGCCCAGCGCAACAAAGATTTTATTAATCAACCAATTGGACAAGTTTGGTATGGGTTTGTTAGTGATAAACTCAGCGCCATTTTAGCTGGTAGCGCTGTTGAAAAAATAATTTTTGATCAAGGTACTGTCAGTAAAACTGTTAGTGGTTCTCTTTCTCCTGGTAATGGCAAAGTCTACATCGCTCAATTAGTCAAAGAACAATCTTTAACTGCAAATTTAAAAGCAAGTACCAAAGTTTTATTATCAGTTTATTCCCCTTCTGGCAAAATCAAATTTTTAGAAGATTCAACGCAACGCAGTTTATCCATCAAACTCCCAGAAGATGGCTTTTATGAGTTTGTGGTTGTTTCCACAGCCTCACAATCAACAGATTATGAACTCAGCATCAAAGCTGAATCTCCTACTCTACCAACCCCAACACCCACACCCACAGTTAGCGAAACACCTATACCAACACC